One stretch of Lachnospiraceae bacterium oral taxon 096 DNA includes these proteins:
- a CDS encoding citrate lyase subunit beta (citryl-ACP lyase; catalyzes the formation of acetate and oxaloacetate from citrate), protein MINPNKKRLRRSMMFLNAQKPSLIKDPYIYKADSLMLDLEDAVAANQKDSARFSLYHALTTIDYRGSEKVVRINGLDTDLWKEDIRCCVAGGAEVIRIPKTEDAGMVKAVEDEIIKAEKEFHRPEGFTLIMSALESAKGVMNAYEVCTSSERMIGVALSGGDYTKDLQTRITGTGVELMGARQHMIIAARAAGVQCFDTVWTNLDDMEGFKNDVQTIFMMGFDGKSCINPRQIDVVHKIFTPTQKDIIFAEKVIKEIDSKKALGIGVFTVDGKMIDIAFYDGAVRTINMAKAAGVYKGDL, encoded by the coding sequence ATGATAAATCCAAATAAAAAGCGTCTCAGAAGAAGTATGATGTTCTTGAATGCACAGAAGCCATCATTAATTAAGGATCCATATATTTACAAGGCTGATTCTTTAATGCTTGACCTCGAGGATGCAGTTGCAGCAAACCAAAAGGATTCTGCACGATTTTCACTCTATCATGCATTGACAACCATCGACTACAGAGGAAGTGAGAAGGTTGTTCGTATCAATGGTTTAGACACTGATCTTTGGAAGGAAGATATTCGTTGTTGTGTAGCGGGTGGTGCAGAAGTTATTCGTATCCCAAAGACCGAAGATGCTGGAATGGTAAAGGCTGTGGAAGATGAGATTATTAAGGCCGAGAAAGAGTTTCATCGCCCTGAAGGTTTTACTTTAATTATGTCGGCACTTGAATCAGCAAAAGGTGTTATGAATGCCTATGAAGTTTGCACATCTTCAGAGAGAATGATTGGTGTTGCTCTTTCGGGTGGTGATTATACAAAGGATTTGCAGACAAGAATTACAGGTACTGGCGTAGAGCTTATGGGAGCTAGACAGCATATGATTATTGCTGCAAGAGCAGCAGGTGTACAGTGCTTTGATACAGTTTGGACAAATCTTGATGATATGGAGGGATTTAAAAATGATGTACAGACCATCTTTATGATGGGATTTGATGGAAAGTCATGTATCAACCCTCGTCAGATTGATGTTGTACACAAGATCTTTACGCCAACACAAAAGGATATTATCTTTGCAGAGAAGGTAATCAAGGAGATTGATTCAAAGAAGGCTTTAGGTATCGGTGTATTTACAGTAGATGGCAAGATGATCGATATCGCATTTTATGATGGTGCAGTGAGAACGATTAATATGGCAAAGGCTGCTGGTGTATACAAGGGGGATTTATAA
- a CDS encoding 2-hydroxycarboxylate transporter family protein, whose protein sequence is MPWLQAIVAIILCAIPMYFGFATGTLLGILASCIALAVVFNEIGERVPIWNTYIGGGLLATFFGVAIMKQFNLIPEKVLTNITIWISGDNIPVDGIDKGIPSIGTNFLEVFIVLLIVGSVLALERDILLRSFAGYVPAILGGLFVAMLFGIVCGAIFGIKPADTIIKYTLPIMGGGNGAGAVPLSQIYEQITGDSAANYYSFAIIVLTIANLFCIIASAGLNALGQRIPALTGDKKTLIRKGGTITRDDTKVKVTTDDLMGAVLLACACYSFGLLMSKRILPKILGAPIHQYAYMIVFVVILAASGLIPASVRAGAKRLQAFMSGGMAIVIMVGMGADFNIGELFRAVAPQNIIMALIIVIGAIIGSGFVGYLVGFYPIDAAITAGLCMANRGGSGDLACLGAADRMELMAYSQLSSRLGGGIVLIVGSFIFSFFL, encoded by the coding sequence ATGCCATGGTTACAGGCAATTGTTGCTATTATTTTATGTGCAATTCCAATGTATTTTGGGTTTGCTACAGGAACATTGCTGGGCATCTTGGCTAGCTGTATAGCATTAGCTGTTGTATTTAACGAGATCGGTGAGCGTGTTCCAATCTGGAATACTTACATCGGTGGTGGTCTTTTGGCTACATTCTTTGGTGTTGCGATTATGAAGCAATTTAACTTGATTCCAGAAAAGGTATTGACAAATATCACTATATGGATTTCAGGTGACAATATTCCAGTAGATGGAATTGATAAGGGAATCCCTTCAATCGGTACAAACTTCCTTGAGGTATTTATTGTACTTTTGATTGTAGGATCTGTACTTGCACTGGAGAGAGATATTCTTCTTCGCTCATTTGCAGGATATGTTCCAGCCATTCTTGGAGGACTCTTTGTAGCAATGCTTTTTGGTATTGTGTGTGGAGCAATTTTCGGCATTAAGCCAGCAGATACTATTATCAAGTACACACTTCCAATTATGGGTGGTGGAAATGGTGCGGGTGCCGTTCCACTGAGTCAGATTTATGAACAAATTACAGGAGATTCCGCAGCAAATTATTATTCATTTGCAATTATTGTTTTGACCATTGCTAACCTCTTCTGTATTATTGCTTCAGCTGGCTTAAATGCCCTTGGTCAGAGGATTCCAGCTTTGACTGGTGATAAGAAGACTTTGATCAGAAAGGGTGGCACCATTACTCGTGACGATACAAAGGTAAAAGTGACAACTGATGATTTGATGGGGGCTGTGCTATTAGCATGTGCTTGCTATAGCTTTGGTCTTTTGATGTCAAAGAGAATTCTTCCAAAGATTCTTGGTGCACCAATTCATCAGTATGCGTACATGATCGTATTTGTTGTTATTCTTGCCGCAAGTGGTCTCATTCCAGCAAGTGTTCGTGCAGGTGCAAAGAGATTGCAGGCCTTTATGTCTGGTGGTATGGCCATCGTCATTATGGTTGGTATGGGTGCTGACTTTAATATTGGCGAGTTGTTTAGAGCAGTTGCTCCACAAAACATCATTATGGCATTGATTATCGTCATTGGTGCGATCATTGGTTCAGGATTTGTTGGCTACTTGGTAGGTTTCTATCCAATTGATGCAGCAATTACTGCAGGTCTTTGCATGGCCAACAGAGGTGGTTCAGGTGACCTTGCTTGTCTTGGTGCCGCTGACCGTATGGAGCTGATGGCTTATTCACAGCTTTCATCAAGACTTGGTGGAGGAATTGTATTGATTGTTGGATCATTCATTTTCTCATTCTTCTTATAA
- the citD gene encoding citrate lyase acyl carrier protein: protein MEIKKPATAGTLESSDCMVTVEPGNGKIEFSLESVVAHQFGNQMRKVTLETLANLGVDNVKISIVDKGALDCTLKARVECAVFRSVDQTDNLPWGGAIK from the coding sequence ATGGAAATTAAGAAACCTGCTACTGCAGGCACACTAGAATCTAGTGACTGCATGGTAACTGTTGAGCCAGGCAATGGTAAGATTGAGTTTTCTCTGGAGAGTGTAGTTGCTCACCAATTTGGAAATCAGATGAGAAAGGTGACATTGGAGACATTGGCCAATCTCGGTGTGGACAATGTGAAGATTTCTATTGTAGACAAGGGCGCTCTTGATTGCACATTGAAGGCAAGAGTGGAGTGTGCTGTATTCCGTTCAGTTGATCAGACTGACAATCTACCATGGGGAGGAGCAATCAAATGA